One genomic window of Eisenibacter elegans DSM 3317 includes the following:
- the asnS gene encoding asparagine--tRNA ligase, with protein sequence MDTRLPIFERPNVRKALEDSSLVGQTLTLRGWVRTKRENKNVVFINLNDGSTLKNIQIVADPTQHDDELFRKITVGASLAIEGKLVPSQGSGQAVEMEAAKIVLLGESPQDYAIQPKKHSLEFLREKAHMRFRTNTFGAVFRIRHALAFAVHQYFHQHGFFYLHTPIITGSDAEGAGEMFKVTTLPFDNPPRDEEGRIDFREDFFGKPTNLTVSGQLEGELGAMGLGLIYTFGPTFRAENSNTTRHLAEFWMIEPEMAFYDLQDNMELAEDFIRSLVKGVLRHCTEDLAFLDARAAEENNQKPQAERSTMGLLERLQFVAENAFARVTYTEAIEILLNSTPHKKKKFQYPIQWGIDLQSEHERYLVEKHFQKPVIVSDYPKDIKAFYMRQNDDGKTVAAMDVLFPGIGEIIGGSQREERYDKLRERMQAMHIPEEELWWYLETRKYGTVPHSGFGLGFERLVQFVTGMGNIRDVIPFPRYPNGAEF encoded by the coding sequence ATGGACACACGATTGCCTATTTTTGAGCGCCCCAATGTGCGCAAAGCTCTCGAAGACAGTTCTTTGGTAGGGCAGACCCTGACCCTTCGCGGCTGGGTACGTACAAAACGAGAAAACAAGAATGTTGTCTTTATCAATCTCAATGACGGCTCTACGCTCAAGAATATTCAAATCGTGGCCGACCCTACACAGCACGACGACGAGCTGTTCCGTAAAATTACGGTAGGGGCTAGCTTGGCTATCGAAGGTAAGCTTGTGCCTTCGCAAGGCTCCGGCCAAGCAGTAGAAATGGAAGCTGCCAAGATTGTACTTTTGGGCGAATCGCCCCAAGACTACGCCATACAGCCCAAGAAACACAGCCTAGAGTTTTTGCGCGAAAAGGCACATATGCGCTTCCGTACCAATACCTTCGGGGCAGTATTCCGCATCCGTCATGCCTTGGCCTTTGCCGTTCATCAGTACTTCCACCAACATGGGTTTTTCTACCTCCATACCCCCATCATCACTGGTTCGGATGCCGAAGGCGCAGGCGAGATGTTTAAGGTAACTACCCTACCTTTTGATAACCCACCCCGTGATGAAGAAGGACGCATCGATTTCCGTGAAGACTTCTTTGGCAAGCCCACCAATCTGACTGTTTCGGGGCAGCTCGAAGGAGAGCTTGGGGCTATGGGGCTGGGCTTGATTTATACCTTCGGGCCTACGTTCAGAGCCGAAAACTCCAACACAACCCGCCACTTGGCAGAGTTTTGGATGATAGAGCCTGAGATGGCTTTCTACGACTTACAAGACAATATGGAGCTGGCCGAGGACTTTATCCGCTCCTTGGTCAAGGGGGTATTGCGACACTGTACTGAAGACTTGGCCTTCCTCGATGCGCGTGCCGCAGAAGAAAACAACCAAAAACCCCAAGCCGAACGCAGCACCATGGGCTTGTTGGAGCGCCTGCAATTTGTAGCCGAAAACGCCTTTGCCCGCGTAACCTACACAGAGGCCATTGAGATACTGCTCAACTCTACGCCCCACAAAAAGAAGAAGTTTCAGTATCCTATACAGTGGGGGATTGACTTACAGTCGGAACACGAACGCTATCTGGTCGAAAAACACTTCCAAAAGCCGGTCATCGTATCTGACTACCCCAAGGACATCAAGGCCTTTTATATGCGCCAAAACGACGACGGCAAAACCGTCGCCGCAATGGACGTACTCTTCCCGGGTATTGGCGAAATCATCGGTGGCTCACAGCGCGAAGAACGCTACGACAAGCTCCGCGAGCGGATGCAGGCCATGCATATCCCCGAAGAAGAACTATGGTGGTACTTGGAAACACGCAAATACGGAACCGTACCCCACAGTGGCTTTGGGCTGGGCTTCGAGCGTTTGGTGCAGTTCGTAACCGGAATGGGCAACATCCGTGATGTGATTCCCTTCCCACGATACCCCAACGGAGCCGAGTTTTAA
- a CDS encoding tetratricopeptide repeat protein: MKKTAQTALMFVAALFLSLSIQAQEGNLLAMKDKSDKDILNAKKNIKAATWKRRGDIHRDIANDQTGIFFNEVPDAVFIAYEAYKKSNELGSKSATADLAGLYYPALRAGAISYQEDEFEPAYQAFRLASEVAPDSLTPVVYAADVAYRLDKTAEYEQLMRKSLGYAPADFQALGTEKANYYINLAMFYFQDKEDNESAGKTLEEGLAEFPSNKDIRNLTVEYYIRTNKLEQAISDLEKSVADSPNDADLVYNLGIIYEKSGNTDKAKECYRKAISIDSKHVNARYNLAALPYNQAAAILKEVRNMDDKEYAKNGKAKEKEVEDKFRESLTLFEALRAENVQDANVRQGVLIALQGIYSRLKMNDKFEEVTAELDAMN, translated from the coding sequence ATGAAAAAAACAGCACAAACCGCGCTTATGTTTGTAGCCGCTTTGTTTTTAAGCTTGAGCATCCAAGCACAAGAAGGCAATTTGTTGGCTATGAAAGACAAATCTGACAAGGACATCCTTAACGCTAAAAAGAACATCAAAGCCGCGACTTGGAAACGCCGTGGAGACATTCACCGCGACATTGCCAATGATCAAACCGGTATCTTCTTCAACGAAGTACCCGACGCGGTTTTTATTGCTTATGAAGCTTACAAAAAATCGAACGAGCTAGGCTCCAAGTCAGCTACTGCTGACCTTGCCGGCCTATACTATCCTGCGCTTCGCGCAGGGGCTATCTCTTATCAAGAAGACGAGTTTGAGCCCGCTTATCAAGCTTTCCGCTTGGCTTCTGAAGTAGCTCCCGACAGCCTCACTCCTGTAGTATATGCGGCTGATGTGGCTTATCGCCTCGATAAAACAGCCGAATACGAGCAGTTGATGCGAAAATCACTGGGCTATGCCCCCGCTGATTTCCAAGCTTTGGGAACCGAAAAGGCCAACTACTACATCAACTTGGCTATGTTCTATTTCCAAGATAAAGAAGACAACGAGTCTGCCGGAAAAACTTTGGAAGAAGGCTTAGCCGAATTCCCTAGCAACAAGGATATACGCAACCTCACTGTAGAGTACTATATCCGTACAAACAAGCTAGAGCAAGCCATTAGCGACTTGGAAAAATCAGTGGCTGACAGCCCCAATGATGCTGACTTGGTATACAACCTAGGCATCATCTACGAAAAATCAGGCAATACTGACAAAGCCAAAGAATGTTACCGCAAAGCCATCAGCATAGACAGCAAGCACGTAAACGCTCGCTACAACTTGGCAGCACTTCCTTATAACCAAGCTGCGGCTATTCTGAAAGAAGTACGCAATATGGATGATAAAGAATATGCCAAGAATGGTAAAGCAAAGGAAAAGGAAGTAGAAGACAAATTCCGTGAGTCATTGACCTTGTTTGAAGCCCTCCGTGCCGAAAACGTACAAGATGCTAATGTTCGCCAAGGTGTACTCATTGCCTTGCAAGGTATCTACAGCAGACTCAAAATGAACGATAAGTTCGAAGAAGTAACCGCCGAGCTAGACGCAATGAACTAA
- a CDS encoding aminotransferase class V-fold PLP-dependent enzyme: MPVSFYPGPSEVYPRIPEYVQEAYQEGLLSSNHRSEAFMRLWAQTKQLLQQQLEVPEAYEVICVSSATECWQSLALSLAFSESLHLYSGDFGKKWAQYTQALRPEAVVRHLAFGLDEDPSPLLEAQLQTRPPDLLCLTYVETSNATQLPEQLWSVLRRNAPHTLVAVDATSAMGGVRLPWHLGDIWYASVQKCLGLPAGMGLLIVSPRAIQNAYQQGETRYYHSLIAQVENTRKQQTTHTPNVLGIYLLARTLADNPPIGTTHQRLQQQAQAYTACLETHPQLSLLVSNVAVRAPTVLAIKAAPEVLTQLYQKAATAGMTLGNGYGAWKHHTLRVANFPAIATEAHQGLIDLLNQYRF; encoded by the coding sequence ATGCCTGTTTCGTTTTACCCCGGCCCTTCAGAAGTATATCCCCGTATCCCCGAGTACGTGCAAGAGGCTTACCAAGAAGGCCTGCTAAGCAGCAACCACCGCAGTGAAGCCTTTATGCGCCTCTGGGCTCAGACCAAGCAGCTACTCCAACAGCAACTCGAAGTGCCCGAAGCATATGAGGTGATTTGTGTGTCTTCGGCCACAGAATGTTGGCAGAGCTTGGCCTTGTCGTTGGCTTTCTCCGAAAGCCTACACCTCTACAGCGGGGATTTTGGAAAAAAATGGGCTCAGTATACCCAAGCTCTCCGCCCCGAGGCCGTCGTGAGGCACTTGGCCTTTGGCCTCGACGAAGACCCCTCGCCCCTGCTCGAAGCCCAACTACAAACCCGACCGCCTGATTTGCTCTGCCTGACTTATGTCGAAACCTCCAACGCCACCCAACTGCCGGAGCAGCTCTGGTCAGTACTGCGCCGGAACGCCCCCCACACGCTAGTGGCTGTAGACGCAACCTCGGCAATGGGTGGGGTACGCCTACCCTGGCACCTAGGAGATATCTGGTATGCCTCTGTACAAAAATGCTTGGGACTGCCTGCCGGTATGGGGCTGCTCATTGTGTCGCCTAGGGCCATCCAGAATGCCTACCAACAAGGCGAAACGCGCTACTACCACTCGCTCATTGCACAGGTAGAAAACACCCGCAAACAACAAACTACCCATACGCCCAATGTCTTGGGTATCTACCTACTCGCCCGCACACTGGCCGACAACCCGCCCATTGGCACTACCCACCAACGCCTCCAACAACAGGCCCAGGCTTATACCGCTTGTCTGGAAACACACCCTCAGCTATCCTTACTGGTTAGTAATGTAGCTGTGCGTGCCCCTACTGTGTTGGCCATCAAAGCCGCCCCCGAAGTCCTGACACAACTATATCAAAAGGCCGCCACAGCCGGAATGACCTTGGGCAATGGCTATGGCGCTTGGAAACACCATACCCTGCGGGTGGCCAACTTCCCGGCCATCGCCACAGAAGCCCACCAAGGCCTGATAGATTTGCTAAATCAATATAGATTTTAG
- a CDS encoding CRISPR-associated protein Cas4 — protein MFAQGLTIEHHSDLVYEGRLIGETSYPQRSERHQEFCFAGEAE, from the coding sequence TTGTTTGCGCAGGGACTGACTATAGAACACCACTCCGACCTGGTGTACGAAGGCCGCTTGATAGGCGAGACGAGCTACCCACAGCGGTCGGAGCGGCACCAAGAGTTTTGCTTTGCCGGAGAGGCGGAATGA
- a CDS encoding helix-turn-helix transcriptional regulator: protein MIQRDNREQWRIKRVFELIQMLVEKPPKTVKQLAANLSATYRTIYRDLILLEELGYPIEKDFYDRYFIVDDLDGTVKSSFSPQEALLLQELIKSAVEAQHPLKEPILKKLYHHSIFRPMANTLLRSQQIVRNINTLIDAITHHRQVLLKNYHSVKSQHISNKLVEPLAFTPNYQRLSAYDPEAGIVKVFKPSRLQQVTLLDTARSYTGEALPPDVFGMVGNPFEVVLALSDRAYRLMIEEYPETQIYIAHHPEGYLAKIPVQDERGIGRFVLGLLGEIKIIAPPHFKAYLQQRLKNTDL, encoded by the coding sequence ATGATACAAAGAGATAACCGTGAACAATGGCGAATAAAGCGCGTTTTTGAGTTGATTCAGATGTTGGTTGAAAAACCTCCTAAGACGGTTAAACAACTGGCGGCCAACCTTAGTGCCACTTATCGCACTATCTACCGAGATTTAATACTGCTCGAAGAATTGGGCTACCCAATAGAAAAAGATTTCTATGATCGATATTTTATTGTAGATGACCTTGATGGCACAGTCAAAAGTAGTTTTAGCCCACAAGAAGCATTGCTTTTGCAAGAGCTTATCAAAAGCGCTGTAGAAGCTCAGCACCCGCTCAAAGAGCCTATCCTCAAAAAACTATATCACCATTCTATATTTCGGCCTATGGCCAATACCTTGTTGCGTAGCCAACAAATTGTACGGAACATCAACACCCTCATTGATGCTATCACCCATCATCGACAGGTGCTCCTGAAAAACTACCACTCTGTAAAAAGCCAACACATTAGCAACAAGCTAGTAGAGCCTCTAGCCTTTACCCCAAACTATCAACGCCTATCAGCATACGACCCTGAAGCCGGTATCGTAAAAGTATTCAAACCATCACGCCTACAACAAGTAACATTACTAGATACTGCTCGAAGCTATACCGGAGAGGCTCTGCCGCCAGATGTTTTTGGAATGGTAGGCAACCCTTTTGAGGTAGTACTGGCTCTTTCTGATCGCGCCTACCGTCTTATGATAGAAGAATACCCCGAAACCCAAATTTATATAGCCCATCACCCTGAAGGATACCTGGCGAAAATCCCAGTCCAAGACGAACGTGGCATAGGTAGATTTGTATTGGGGCTATTGGGCGAAA